The following are encoded together in the Manduca sexta isolate Smith_Timp_Sample1 chromosome 22, JHU_Msex_v1.0, whole genome shotgun sequence genome:
- the LOC115453699 gene encoding muscle LIM protein 1 isoform X3: protein MPFKPADNPKCPKCGKSVYAAEERVAGGLKWHKMCFKCGLCQKLLDSTNCSEHEGELYCKVCHARKFGPKGYGFGGGAGCLSMDTGDHLKGENAN, encoded by the exons ATGCCTTTCAAACCAGCAGACAACCCTAAGTGCCCGAAATGCGGCAAATCAGTATACGCGGCCGAAGAGCGAGTCGCCGGCGGTCTTAAATGGCACAAAATGTGCTTCAAATGCG GTTTGTGCCAGAAGTTGCTGGACTCCACCAACTGCTCAGAACACGAAGGTGAACTGTACTGCAAAGTGTGCCACGCACGCAAGTTCGGACCTAAGGGCTACGGCTTCGGTGGTGGCGCTGGTTGCCTTTCCATGGACACTGGCGACCACCTAAAGGGCGAGAATGC GAATTGA
- the LOC115453699 gene encoding muscle LIM protein Mlp84B isoform X2, producing the protein MPFKPADNPKCPKCGKSVYAAEERVAGGLKWHKMCFKCGLCQKLLDSTNCSEHEGELYCKVCHARKFGPKGYGFGGGAGCLSMDTGDHLKGENADVRTNGACLEPRVIAKAPPGQGCPRCGGYVYAAEQMLARGRGYHKRCFKCLNCNKTLDSMTHCDGPDNEIYCRGCYAQRFGPRGVGHGGMSSLGLMCDIKDLEWQRYIHSVSPDSVRDAVYRTDI; encoded by the exons ATGCCTTTCAAACCAGCAGACAACCCTAAGTGCCCGAAATGCGGCAAATCAGTATACGCGGCCGAAGAGCGAGTCGCCGGCGGTCTTAAATGGCACAAAATGTGCTTCAAATGCG GTTTGTGCCAGAAGTTGCTGGACTCCACCAACTGCTCAGAACACGAAGGTGAACTGTACTGCAAAGTGTGCCACGCACGCAAGTTCGGACCTAAGGGCTACGGCTTCGGTGGTGGCGCTGGTTGCCTTTCCATGGACACTGGCGACCACCTAAAGGGCGAGAATGC GGACGTTAGGACCAACGGAGCATGCCTCGAACCCCGCGTCATCGCCAAGGCGCCACCCGGCCAAGGATGCCCGCGCTGTGGTGGTTATGTTTACGCTGCCGAACAAATGTTGGCTCGGGGAAGG GGCTATCACAAACGATGCTTCAAATGTTTAAATTGCAACAAGACTCTTGATTCAATGACACATTGTGATGGGCCAGATAACGAAATATATTGTCGAG GGTGCTACGCACAAAGATTTGGCCCTAGAGGTGTTGGACACGGGGGAATGTCATCCCTTGGTCTTATGTGTGATATAAAGGACTTGGAGTGGCAAAGGTACATTCATAGTGTGTCACCCGATTCCGTAAGGGACGCAGTCTATAGGACTGATATATAA
- the LOC115453699 gene encoding muscle LIM protein Mlp84B isoform X1 yields MPFKPADNPKCPKCGKSVYAAEERVAGGLKWHKMCFKCGLCQKLLDSTNCSEHEGELYCKVCHARKFGPKGYGFGGGAGCLSMDTGDHLKGENADVRTNGACLEPRVIAKAPPGQGCPRCGGYVYAAEQMLARGRGWHKECFKCGDCLKRLDSTNCCEGPDKDIYCKVCYGKKFGPKGYGYGKGAGVLQSDPYANGDQAPKTTVIDTAAIKAPPGKGCPRCGGVVFAAEQVLAKGREWHRKCFKCRDCTKTLDSIIACDGPDNDVYCKTCYGKKWGPHGYGFACGSGFLQTDGLTEEEISASRPYYNPDTTSIKAPKGQGCPRCGGMVFAAEQQLAKGTMWHKKCFNCAECHRPLDSMLACDGPDKEIHCRSCYAKLFGPKGFGYGHAPTLVSTDAEPTITYTEQLPFTGQKAAKGQGCPRCGFPVYAAEQMHSKNGTWHKRCFSCADCHRSLDSTNLNDGPNGEIYCRGCYGRNFGPKGVGYGLGAGTLTMA; encoded by the exons ATGCCTTTCAAACCAGCAGACAACCCTAAGTGCCCGAAATGCGGCAAATCAGTATACGCGGCCGAAGAGCGAGTCGCCGGCGGTCTTAAATGGCACAAAATGTGCTTCAAATGCG GTTTGTGCCAGAAGTTGCTGGACTCCACCAACTGCTCAGAACACGAAGGTGAACTGTACTGCAAAGTGTGCCACGCACGCAAGTTCGGACCTAAGGGCTACGGCTTCGGTGGTGGCGCTGGTTGCCTTTCCATGGACACTGGCGACCACCTAAAGGGCGAGAATGC GGACGTTAGGACCAACGGAGCATGCCTCGAACCCCGCGTCATCGCCAAGGCGCCACCCGGCCAAGGATGCCCGCGCTGTGGTGGTTATGTTTACGCTGCCGAACAAATGTTGGCTCGGGGAAGG GGGTGGCACAAGGAGTGCTTCAAATGCGGCGACTGCTTGAAACGACTTGACTCCACGAACTGTTGCGAGGGCCCAGATAAAGACATTTATTGTAAAG TATGCTATGGCAAGAAGTTTGGTCCTAAGGGATACGGTTACGGAAAAGGAGCTGGCGTCTTGCAGAGTGACCCTTACGCCAATGG TGATCAAGCACCGAAGACCACGGTGATTGATACCGCTGCGATCAAAGCCCCACCCGGCAAGGGTTGCCCGCGGTGCGGCGGTGTTGTGTTTGCTGCTGAGCAAGTCCTCGCTAAGGGTCGCGAGTGGCATCGCAAGTGCTTCAAATGTCGCGATTGCACCAAGACTTTGGACTCTATCATCGCTTGCGACGGACCTGACAACGACGTCTACTGCAAGACTTGTTACGGCAAGAAATGGGGACCCCACGGCTATGGTTTTGCTTGTGGTTCCGGTTTCCTCCAGACCGACGGcttgac tgaGGAAGAAATTTCGGCTAGCCGTCCTTATTACAACCCTGATACCACGTCTATCAAGGCACCCAAGGGACAAGGTTGTCCCCGCTGCGGAGGAATGGTCTTCGCTGCTGAACAGCAATTGGCTAAAGGAACT ATGTGGCACAAGAAATGCTTTAACTGTGCGGAATGCCACCGGCCACTTGATTCGATGTTGGCTTGTGATGGCCCTGACAAGGAAATTCATTGCCGTTCCTGCTATGCTAAGCTCTTCGGACCCAAGGGTTTCGGGTACGGCCACGCCCCCACCCTTGTCTCCACCGATGCTGAACCCACCATTACtta CACAGAGCAGCTTCCGTTCACTGGACAGAAAGCAGCCAAAGGCCAAGGCTGCCCCCGCTGTGGTTTCCCTGTCTACGCCGCTGAACAAATGCACTCCAAGAATGGCACATGGCATAAACGCTGTTTCTCATGTGCGGATTGCCACAGATCtctt GATTCCACCAATTTGAATGATGGACCCAACGGTGAAATTTATTGCAGAGGCTGCTATGGTAGAAACTTCGGACCTAAGGGTGTCGGATATGGTTTGGGCGCAGGCACATTGACGATGGCATAA
- the LOC115453700 gene encoding selenoprotein F, with the protein MNILFCITLGVVVLFDNTYGEFSTEDCASLGFIKANLLCSSCDQLKDFSLEQLYEHCKECCHDDEKALKEKKYARAILEVCTCKFPAYPQIQAFVKSDRPAKFPNLQIKYVRGLDPVIKLLDKDGITKDTVAIEKWNTDSVEEFLNTHLEKEVEDDRHYLKTNEI; encoded by the coding sequence ATGAATATCTTATTTTGTATAACTTTGGGGGTAGTCGTTCTTTTCGATAATACATATGGTGAATTTTCAACAGAAGATTGCGCATCTCTTGGATTTATCAAAGCTAACCTGTTGTGTTCTTCTTGCGATCAACTAAAAGATTTTAGTCTTGAACAGTTATATGAACATTGCAAAGAATGCTGTCATGATGATGAGAAAGCTTTAAAGGAGAAGAAATACGCTCGAGCAATACTTGAAGTTTGTACTTGCAAATTCCCCGCCTATCCCCAAATTCAAGCTTTCGTAAAAAGTGACCGCCCGGCAAAATTCCCaaatctacaaataaaatacgtacGCGGGCTAGATCCAGTTATTAAATTACTCGACAAAGACGGTATTACGAAGGATACAGTTGCTATTGAAAAATGGAACACAGATTCAGttgaagaatttttaaatacccATTTGGAAAAAGAGGTAGAAGACGATCGTCATTACTTGAAAACGAATGAAATATAA
- the LOC119190194 gene encoding uncharacterized protein K02A2.6-like encodes MKARLRSKVWWPRIDKDVENVVKACKGCTLVSLPNPPVPMKRRELPTAPWVDIAVDLMGPLPSQEYILVVVDYYSRYKEVKITKTITSLQIIKLLKESFSRLGYPISITADNGRQFVSEEFRTFCKECNIRLFNTIPYWPQMNGEVERQNRDILKRLRISHIENKDLKESLWEYLLMYNNTPHTVTGRSPSELFFQRQSRDKIPSLGEINYRLNDSEIRDKDKIQKEKRKRIWR; translated from the coding sequence ATGAAGGCACGTTTGAGATCTAAGGTTTGGTGGCCTCGCATCGATAAAGATGTGGAAAACGTAGTGAAAGCTTGCAAAGGCTGTACATTGGTGAGTCTTCCAAACCCACCAGTACCCATGAAGAGACGAGAGTTGCCTACGGCGCCGTGGGTAGATATTGCAGTAGATCTAATGGGACCATTACCAAgtcaagaatatattttagtagTGGTTGATTACTACAGTCGATATAAAGAGGTGAAAATCACTAAAACGATCACGAGTTTACAGATCATCAAACTACTAAAAGAATCATTTAGTAGACTTGGTTATCCTATTTCGATAACAGCGGACAATGGTAGGCAGTTTGTCAGTGAAGAATTCAGAACTTTCTGCAAGGAATGCAATATCAGATTATTTAATACCATCCCATATTGGCCTCAAATGAACGGCGAGGTCGAGCGACAAAATCGGGACATTTTAAAACGTCTTCGTATTAGTCATATCGAGAATAAAGATTTAAAGGAAAGTCTATGGGAGTATCTACTTATGTACAATAATACACCCCATACAGTTACTGGACGATCACCATCTGAACTGTTCTTCCAACGGCAAAGTAGAGATAAAATACCTTCACTAGGAGAAATAAACTATAGATTAAATGACTCGGAAATTAGAGATAaggataaaatacaaaaagaaaaaaggaaAAGAATATGGAGATAG